Genomic window (Chiloscyllium plagiosum isolate BGI_BamShark_2017 unplaced genomic scaffold, ASM401019v2 scaf_4134, whole genome shotgun sequence):
NNNNNNNNNNNNNNNNNNNNNNNNNNNNNNNNNNNNNNNNNNNNNNNNNNNNNNNNNNNNNNNNNNNNNNNNNNNNNNNNNNNNNNNNNNNNNNNNNNNNNNNNNNNNNNNNNNNNNNNNNNNNNNNNNNNNNNNNNNNNNNNNNNNNNNNNNNNNNNNNNNNNNNNNNNNNNNNNNNNNNNNNNNNNNNNNNNNNNNNNNNNNNNNNNNNNNNNNNNNNNNNNNNNNNNNNNNNNNNNNNNNNNNNNNNNNNNNNNNNNNNNNNNNNNNNNNNNNNNNNNNNNNNNNNNNNNNNNNNNNNNNNNNNNNNNNNNNNNNNNNNNNNNNNNNNNNNNNNNNNNNNNNNNNNNNNNNNNNNNNNNNNNNNNNNNNNNNNNNNNNNNNNNNNNNNNNNNNNNNNNNNNNNNNNNNNNNNNNNNNNNNNNNNNNNNNNNNNNNNNNNNNNNNNNNNNNNNNNNNNNNNNNNNNNNNNNNNNNNNNNNNNNNNNNNNNNNNNNNNNNNNNNNNNNNNNNNNNNNNNNNNNNNNNNNNNNNNNNNNNNNNNNNNNNNNNNNNNNNNNNNNNNNNNNNNNNNNNNNNNNNNNNNNNNNNNNNNNNNNNNNNNNNNNNNNNNNNNNNNNNNNNNNNNNNNNNNNNNNNNNNNNNNNNNNNNNNNNNNNNNNNNNNNNNNNNNNNNNNNNNNNNNNNNNNNNNNNNNNNNNNNNNNNNNNNNNNNNNNNNNNNNNNNNNNNNNNNNNNNNNNNAGACTgcggtgtgaacacccatcagtacgcACTGTAATAGGGATACAGACTACGGTGTAAACACCCATCAGTACGCACTGTAATAGGGGGAGAGACTGCAgtgtgaacacccatcagtacACACTGTAATAGGGGTACAGAGTGAGCAGCAAACAGCAGTGAGTGTGCATGAATGTGTTTGAAGATAACTGAGTCCCTGTGCTGCTGTGTCAATGTTACCTTGTCACCATTTTGTTCTCAGACATCTCCATCCCATGCTCCACTGCATCTGTCAGGCCCTGACCGACCAGAGCCAGGTGGTCCGTAATGCTGCCCTGTTTGCCCTCGGTCAGTTCTCCGAGTTTCTGCAGGTAAGGAGCGGCGATGACAGTGCTCTGCTGAGCTGCGGTCCGTTAGCGGAATGAGCTGTGGTGCCTTTCTGTTTCACGTGCTTCAATACTTTGGTGTGCTGTGTTTCCCTCCCTCCCCACAGCCTGATATTAGTAAATACTCCGATGAGATCATGCCCCTTCTCCTGAACTACCTGGGCACAATCGACAGCTCGAAGGGTGGCCATCTCACGAAGGCTTACTACGCCCTGGAGAACTTTGTCGAGAACCTGGGTAAGGTGCCACTGAATAAGCGTCGCTCCTGTTTGAGACTCTGCGTCCTGTTCTGGTcgccttttttttgtttgcttctaAGACGGTTGTTCcgattttggcctttatttcccTGCTGGCTTCAGGTTCTGACCCGTAACCTCTTGTGAACTGAATCCCTAAACCTGTGTCTCGGTTATGTGGTGTACCCTTTGTCAAGGTCGTGTGCACCCTGGCGACAGTAAAGAATACTGTCACCGTTCCCAATTTTGCCTGAAGTGAAGGTAAGTTCCAACCGATGCCTCGTGTCTCTGGGGCTAAAGATTACAGTCGAGGTATGACCATCGTGGTCAGGGCCCCAGAGTTGTACCCGGGATGGTGGGACTGAGCAGTGAAAGGATGGGACAAACTGGGCCTGTCTCCTCCTCCTGGAGAAGGAGGAGATGTGACCTCCCCGAAGCTGAGAAGGGAGAGTTCTGAGAATTTGTAATTGGCGTCCCGGGTCCTTACCCCTGTCAGAACCTGACTGACCTCTCGGTGGAGCTGTCTCTGTGCTGATAGTGAGGCATCAAACAGCCCGGAATTCATGGTGATGTGGAATACTCAGCATTATATTAAGGAGGGTCGTGGCAGTGTTTGGGAGCAGTGTCAAGGCAGGGTGAGATATCTCCCCTGGTTGGGAGGGTTTGGAATCACGGGGCGCAACTTCCAAAGTAAGAGGGAAGCCACTTCTGCCCGAGATAAGGAGGAACGGTTTTACTCCAGGGACTGCGTTAAGGTAGTTCTGCAAAGGCGGTGAAGTGTTTGGTCAGCTGTGATGGTATGGAATGGCAGACaggatcgatgggctgaatggcctgctcctgctcgtTCTTGTGTTAAACCCTCCTCACAATCCGGCCCTTCCTAAGCCTGAGCATCACCCCGATGCATTCTGCGCAAGGCCAGAGGCCGGAACTGAATGGGGGGCTGAGCAGGGGTTTTGTGCTCGAGATGGGCTCTAACCGGAGATGTGTGTTTCTGACGGTgtggtttttgtttttttgtttttgctggccATGTTTTACAGGGAAGAAGATCGAACCATACTTGCCCACACTGATGGACAGGATGTTGACCGCTCTGTGCTCATCCAACAGCAACCGGGAGAAGGAATTGGCAGTCAGTGCAATCGGTGCTATCGGTGAGTCGGCGTTGTGCGTACCGTCCCGTTCAAACACTCCTCTGGGTGACACCCTGCAAGgattttcccatcaaccacattTGGACTTCCCTTCTCAATCCCTCCTGTATCTGCCTCCTGTTCACGCAGTGTTTCCGAGATCAGAGTACCTCACTGCCTCTGGGCTTCTGCACCAAGCCGCTAAAAGCTGGATCCTCCGGTTAGCAACTCCCCGCACCGCAAACCTATTTCCTCTCTGCAAGCCCTTCCTGATTTTGGATGTGCACTGCTTTGTCAGGTTTTCCCCGCAATTTACCCACCCGTCTTCTCCTCTTTCTCCTTCCACGTGTCTGCCCTTCAATCGCCTCAGCCAGCGCTGCCAAAGAGGGACTGCTTCCGTACTTCCAGGCAGTGATCGTGCAGCTGAAAGGATACTTGGTGAACACGAGTGAGGAGCTGCGACAGGTCCAGATCCAGTCACTGGGTGAGACTGCCTTTCCTGGGCGCGGTGTTGAAGTTGTTATTGCctggaggtggagggagggagggtgcgAATGGACCGGTGCGTGAAGTTCAGCTAAGTGGCAGCGCCCTTGAACACTGGCATAGGTTCTCAATACACGAGGATGCATTTAAGCGCCTCTAAACCATTTCAATTAGGGCGCGCATTCCCATTCCAGGGAATTGAACCCTGCATTACCAGCCCCACTTTCCCTGTGCTGTGCCGAAGGAGTGCAATTGCTTGGAACTGCAGCAGTGAGGGAGCGCGgtgctgtcagagagtcagtgccaAGGGAGCGacgtgctgtcggagggtcagcgccgagggagcgcggcgctgtcagagggtcagcgcggtgctgtcagagagtcagcgcggtgctgtcagagggtcagcgcggtgctgtcagagagtcagcgcggtgctgtcagagagtcagcgcggtgctgtcagagagtcagcgccGAGGGATCGCCGCGCTGTTgaagggtcagcgccgagggagcggggCGCTGTCGGAGAGGGAGCgccgtgctgtcggagggtcagcgcggTGCTGACAGAgagtcagcgccgagggagcgccgtgctgtcggagggtcagcgcggTGCTGACAGAgagtcagcgccgagggagcgccgcgctgtcggagggtcagcgccgagggagcgcagtgctgtcggagggtcagcgccgagggagcgcagtgctgtcggagggtcagcgccgagggatcgccgcgctgtcggagggtcagcgccgagggagcggggCGCTGTCGGAGAGGGAGCgccgtgctgtcggagggtcagcgcggTGCTGACAGAgagtcagcgccgagggagcgccgcgctgtcggagggtcagcgccgagggagcgcagtgctgtcggagggtcagcgccgagggagcgcagtgctgtcggagggtcagcgccgagggagcgcgaTGCTGTCAGAGaatcagcgccgagggagcgcggtgctgtcggagggtcagcgccgagggagcgcagtgctgtcggagggtcagcgccgagggagcgcagtgctgtcggagggtcagcgccgagggagcgcagtgctgtcggagggtcagcgccgagggagcgcagtgctgtcggagggtcagcgccgagggagcgcagtgctgtcggagggtcagcgccgagggagcgcagtgctgtcggagggtcagcgccgagggagcgcagtgctgtcggagggtcagcgccgagggagcgcagtgctgtcggagggtcagcgccgagggagcgcagtgctgtcggagggtcagcgccgagggagcgcagtgctgtcggagggtcagcgccgagggagcgcagtgctgtcggagggtcagcgccgagggagcgcagtgctgtcggagggtcagcgccgagggagcgcagtgctgtcggagggtcagcgccgagggagcgcagtgctgtcggagggtcagcgccgagggagcgcagtgctgtcggagggtcagcgccgagggagcgcagtgctgtcggagggtcagcgccgagggagcgcagtgctgtcggagggtcagcgccgagggagcgcagtgctgtcggagggtcagcgccgagggagcgcagtgctgtcggagggtcagcgccgagggagcgcagtgctgtcggagggtcagcgccgagggagcgcagtgctgtcggagggtcagcgccgagggagcgcagtgctgtcggagggtcagcgccgagggagcgcagtgctgtcggagggtcagcgccgagggagcgcagtgctgtcggagggtcagcgccgagggagcgcagtgctgtcggagggtcagcgccgagggagcgcagtgctgtcggagggtcagcgccgagggagcgcagtgctgtcggagggtcagcgccgagggagcgcagtgctgtcggagggtcagcgccgagggagcgcagtgctgtcggagggtcagcgccgagggagcgcagtgctgtcggagggtcagcgccgagggagcgcagtgctgtcggagggtcagcgccgagggagcgcagtgctgtcggagggtcagcgccgagggagcgcagtgctgtcggagggtcagcgccgagggagcgcagtgctgtcggagggtcagcgccgagggagcgcagtgctgtcggagggtcagcgccgagggagcgcagtgctgtcggagggtcagcgccgagggagcgcagtgctgtcggagggtcagcgccgagggagcgcagtgctgtcggagggtcagcgccgagggagcgcagtgctgtcggagggtcagcgccgagggagcgcagtgctgtcggagggtcagcgccgagggagcgcagtgctgtcggagggtcagcgccgagggagcgcagtgctgtcggagggtcagcgccgagggagcgcagtgctgtcggagggtcagcgccgagggagcgcagtgctgtcggagggtcagcgccgagggagcgcagtgctgtcggagggtcagcgccgagggagcgcagtgctgtcggagggtcagcgccgagggagcgcagtgctgtcggagggtcagcgccgagggagcgcagtgctgtcggagggtcagcgccgagggagcgcagtgctgtcggagggtcagcgccgagggagcgcagtgctgtcggagggtcagcgccgagggagcgcagtgctgtcggagggtcagcgccgagggagcgcagtgctgtcggagggtcagcgccgagggagcgcagtgctgtcggagggtcagcgccgagggagcgcagtgctgtcggagggtcagcgccgagggagcgcagtgctgtcggagggtcagcgccgagggagcgcagtgctgtcggagggtcagcgccgagggagcgcagtgctgtcggagggtcagcgccgagggagcgcagtgctgtcggagggtcagcgccgagggagcgcagtgctgtcggagggtcagcgccgagggagcgcagtgctgtcggagggtcagcgccgagggagcgcagtgctgtcggagggtcagcgccgagggagcgcagtgctgtcggagggtcagcgccgagggagcgcagtgctgtcggagggtcagcgccgagggagcgcagtgctgtcggagggtcagcgccgagggagcgcagtgctgtcggagggtcagcgccgagggagcgcagtgctgtcggagggtcagcgccgagggagcgcagtgctgtcggagggtcagcgccgagggagcgcagtgctgtcggagggtcagcgccgagggagcgcagtgctgtcggagggtcagcgccgagggagcgcagtgctgtcggagggtcagcgccgagggagcgcagtgctgtcggagggtcagcgccgagggagcgcagtgctgtcggagggtcagcgccgagggagcgcagtgctgtcggagggtcagcgccgagggagcgcagtgctgtcggagggtcagcgccgagggagcgcagtgctgtcggagggtcagcgccgagggagcgcagtgctgtcggagggtcagcgccgagggagcgcagtgctgtcggagggtcagcgccgagggagcgcagtgctgtcggagggtcagcgccgagggagcgcagtgctgtcggagggtcagcgccgagggagcgcagtgctgtcggagggtcagcgccgagggagcgcagtgctgtcggagggtcagcgccgagggagcgcagtgctgtcggagggtcagcgccgagggagcgcagtgctgtcggagggtcagcgccgagggagcgcagtgctgtcggagggtcagcgccgagggagcgcagtgctgtcggagggtcagcgccgagggagcgcagtgctgtcggagggtcagcgccgagggagcgcagtgctgtcggagggtcagcgccgagggagcgcagtgctgtcggagggtcagcgccgagggagcgcagtgctgtcggagggtcagcgccgagggagcgcagtgctgtcggagggtcagcgccgagggagcgcagtgctgtcggagggtcagcgccgagggagcgcagtgctgtcggagggtcagcgccgagggagcgcagtgctgtcggagggtcagcgccgagggagcgcagtgctgtcggagggtcagcgccgagggagcgcagtgctgtcggagggtcagcgccgagggagcgcagtgctgtcggagggtcagcgccgagggagcgcagtgctgtcggagggtcagcgccgagggagcgcagtgctgtcggagggtcagcgccgagggagcgcagtgctgtcggagggtcagcgccgagggagcgcagtgctgtcggagggtcagcgccgagggagcgcagtgctgtcggagggtcagcgccgagggagcgcagtgctgtcggagggtcagcgccgagggagcgcagtgctgtcggagggtcagcgccgagggagcgcagtgctgCCCCATGCTGCCCCTGCCCCggatggggggggacagtgtagagggagctttactctgtatctaaccccgtgctgtccctgggatgggggtgacagtgtagagggagctttactctgtatctaaccccgtgctgtccctgtccctgggatgggggacagtgtagagggagctttactctgtatctaacccggtgCTGTCCCTGGCCCTGGGAGGGTGTGATGGCGGACTGTGGAAGGAGAGGTTTGCCCTACCTGGACACACATTGAATGGAAAGAGTGGTAGCCGTTTGGTTTACACGATTGCCTTTATATTTTTGCTGATGTTAAAAGTGCTTTGGAAAGCGAGGCTGTGGGAGTGAGAAACTGGTTTGGACTAAGCTGCCGAGTTATTTTTTTGCCAATTGCAGAAACATTAGGAGTGCTTGCTCGGACCATTGGCAAAGACGTCTTTCTTCCCCTTGCTGAGGAATGCTGCCAACTCGGGCTGAACCTTATTGACCACGTGGATGACCCTGATTTGCGGAGGTGCACGTAAGTTTGCCCCGAGGTGGTAGGTGCCAATTTCTGGATAACCCCCCTCAATTCTTCGAGTGTTCAGAGCAGTAAGCTCTGGGTGGCAAAGTGGACCATGTCAGATATTTGCCGGGCAGTAACACGCAATTCTTCAGTCGAAGCCCAGCGATACAGCATGTCCTGGTATGTATTGCCCTCTTGGTATTCTGTACGAATGCACTTCCTCCTGACCTCCACATCCTGGTTCGTCAAATGCCGAAATTTCAGTTTGGCCTTTCACTTTCTTAGGTTCgattctccacagtgtggaaacaggcgattTGGCCCCGcctgtccacacccaccctccgaacagtaacccatccagaccctttcccctcTAAGTAATGCACCTGActctgtgggtaatttagcacggccaatccaccctaacctacacatccctgagcactatgggtaatttagcatggccaatccaccctaacctacacatccctgggcactatgggtaatttagcatggccaatccaccctaacctgcacatccctggactctgtgggtactttagcatggccaatccaccctaacctgcacatccctgagcactatgggtaatttagcatggccaatccaccctaacgtgcacatcccagggcactatgggtactttagcatggccaatccaccctaacctgcacatccctgggcactatgggtaatttagcatggccaatccaccctaacctgcacatccctgggcactttgggtaatttagcatggccaatccaccctaactgcacacagagagtcgcccgaggttggaatcgaacccgggtccctggcgctgtgaggcagcggtgctaaccactgagccaccgtgctgcccacagcccccccaccccccccacccccctcatctgctgctgaatccCTTTTCTGTCCTTTCTTTATCTCCACAAATCGATGTGTTCCTGACTGTAAACCTGAGCCCGTCTGGAGTTCGGCTGACTCGCACCCTATCATCCATTGTCCCTGTGCTTCCTGACCTGTACTGGCTCCCAGTCTGAAAGTGATTTGATATTTAAAGTTATCATCCTTCCCTCCAGATCCCTCCGTCACCTTGCCTTCCCTCCCTCTGTGacctcctcctccagcctcccAACCCTTCTTTATCTGCATTCGTTCAATTTGAGCTTACTTGCCCGTTGCGGGCTGGCACACCGCTGCTCCTTTTCTGGCTGTGCCCTCTGTTATCCAAGGACCTTGGCTTTGGAATTGCTTTCCCGAAATCCCTCTTCCTGTTTTACCCACCCTCCTCAACCAAGTGCCTTGGGCCTGGGCCCTGATTACTCACTCTCCGTCTCTGGACTCCCCTGGATTTTGTGATTTCTTTGGTG
Coding sequences:
- the LOC122546922 gene encoding importin-4-like is translated as MLHCICQALTDQSQVVRNAALFALGQFSEFLQPDISKYSDEIMPLLLNYLGTIDSSKGGHLTKAYYALENFVENLGKKIEPYLPTLMDRMLTALCSSNSNREKELAVSAIGAIASAAKEGLLPYFQAVIVQLKGYLVNTSEELRQVQIQSLETLGVLARTIGKDVFLPLAEECCQLGLNLIDHVDDPDLRRCTYSLFAALSVVMGPNMAPHLEKMTTVMLLSIKSTEGVTVRVHRLRRFGPVCPQGALICVLLVKSRFLEPDVLPLASPVPVPFLDVNATSC